One genomic region from Magallana gigas chromosome 3, xbMagGiga1.1, whole genome shotgun sequence encodes:
- the LOC105326485 gene encoding uncharacterized protein, producing MRFACLAVLLVATRTSEGCCPPPQFESRAAGRGLELSENGGDPYSGYSRLYHDEKKGKYVKDVKVEFEKAGKVTLFVLEDYAGGRRYTVLNGNCSVKPLTGDFNRELCVKQSDYKGRAVLGLNDNLLPMDLYAVNYSNPDYDIYGEAVVLPTSAGRCMVQTEMIIARVKSKLVAMESGVVFNTTTSISDPSIFDIPKECKGNLHLKKGPPFNLNLHAIKIRL from the exons ATGAGATTTGCCTGTTTGGCCGTGTTGCTTGTGGCGACGAGGACTTCAGAGGGATGCTGTCCTCCCCCTCAGTTTGAAAGTAGGGCGGCGGGTAGAGGGTTGGAACTATCAGAGAATGGAGGCGATCCCTACAGT gGATATTCTCGTCTATACCACGATGAAAAGAAAGGTAAATACGTCAAGGATGTCAAAGTGGAATTTGAAAAGGCGGGAAAAGTGACGCTGTTTGTTCTCGAAGACTACGCTGGAGGGAGGAGGTACACGGTTCTGAATGGGAACTGCTCGGTTAAACCACTGACTGGAGATTTCAACAGAGAGCTGTGTGTCAAACAGTCTGACTACAAAGGTAGAGCCGTGCTGGGCCTTAACGACAACTTGCTTCCAATGGATTTGTATGCAGTGAATTACTCCAACCCTGACTATGATATATACGGCGAAGCTGTGGTTCTTCCCACCTCTGCAGGGCGTTGCATGGTGCAAACGGAAATGATCATCGCGAGAGTAAAGTCGAAACTGGTCGCTATGGAATCTGGGGTCGTTTTTAACACCACCACAAGTATATCAGATCCTTCTATATTCGATATCCCAAAGGAATGCAAAGGGAATCTACATCTAAAGAAAGGACCACCTTTCAACTTGAATCTTCATGCGATCAAAATCAGACTTTGA